The sequence AACGACAGAATTGAGCAGTTGTGACAGAGATCACGTAGCCcgcaaagccaaaaatatttaccatctggctctTTAtagaaaatgggctgggtgcagtggctcacacctctaatcccagcgctgtgggaggcccaagcagggggatcacttgagctcaggagtttgagatcagcttgagcaacatagtgagacattcttctctccaaaaataaaactaaataaatagcTAAGcctggtgatgcacacctgtagtctcagctgctcaggaggctgagacaggagaatcacttgagcctgggagttcgaagctgcagtgagctgtgattgcaccactgcactccagcctggaccacagagcaagactttgtctctaaaaaaagaaagaaaagaacatgttTGCCGACACCTGCCACTCTCTTGTGCAAATAAGTCAATGCATTTACTTGCTTATCTAGACCAGTGGTTCACAATCAGTGTGAGTTTACCAcctggggacatttggcaatgtctggagacattttgttTGTCACAACTGGTGGGTAGAGGCCACAGATGCCACTCACCATTCGACAATCCACAGGACAGCCCCAGAGCCAAGAACTGACCAGCCCAAAACATCAATAGGACCAAGGTGGAGAACCTGCTCTAGGCCTATCACCTGGCTCCTGTTCTCCCCGGAGGCCCAGGCCAGGTGCTTTCTAAGCTTGTTTACTCTGTAACCCCTGGGCAGAATCAGATGACACCAGAGGGTCCTGTCCTTGGCAGGGATGCCCCTCTAGGGTGTTTTAATCAACCCCTTGCTTCCCATGGCCCACAAAAGTAGGGACTCAGGTGAGCGCTCACCACAATGCCTCGGCTGAGCAGATTGTGATCTGCCAGTCTCCCGGGGCCCTGGGCCTTTGCCCGAGGCTGGTACTACAAGATCGCACAACAGTCAGACCAAACTCAGCAAAAAGTCACAAGCAGCTTTAATTCCCTAATGCAGTCTCCAGTGGGGATTTACAGCAACACTGCAGGACCAGGAGATGCTGAGTGGCTCAGCCTCCTCAGCGCTTCAGGCCATGGCTCCACCCTCTTCCACGCCAGCCTCTCCAAGGGGATGCATGCCCCTTCTGTCTTCAGTTCAAGGGACAGGTGTCCCGGCTGCAGTGGGTTCCATTTCTTCCTcccactccctctccctctccttcttctcGAAGCTGCGGGCCCCCATAGCACAGTAATACATAGCCTCGTCCTCAGGCTGTAGCTCAGCGATGTTCAAATACCCCTTGTTCCCGGCCACATCTTTGGATCCAGAGAAGCGAGGGGGTACCTGGGGGCCCTGGCTCTTGTCTGACTGTGAGAAGTATCTCAGCAGGAACCTCGGAGGGTGGCCCGGCCTCTGCTGGTACCAGTAGACGCTGTACACACTGATGTCATGGTCGTTCCTCAGGGTGCAGGTGAGGCGGATTGTGGTTCCAAGGGCTGAGGACATGGCCGGCGGCTGATGCAGCACCGGCTGAGGACCACAACCTGGTGACACAGAAGCATGCGGGCCGTGGGGGCAGGACTGGGTGAAGGAAGGGGCAGGGGTCTTTGGGCTCTGGGGGTTCCCTCACCTGTGCAGTAGACAAGCAGCATGAGCAGGACAGGAGCCCAGGACATGGTGCAGACCCTCAGAGCTCTGACTTCTGTGGCCACGGTGCCTGGGGTCCCCAAGGGCTGGCGCAGtatcctcctccctgctctgagAGGTGGGGCCGTGGCACACCTCGTTCTGGCCACTACCATCCTAGACTTTCTTCGGTTACTGGAACAGCGTGGGGGCAGCATTTGTGGCTCTGATCTTGCCATGTGGAAGCATTCAGAGAGGATGCACCTGCTGGAGACTCTGGGGCCAGTACCCTGGAGGCCTTTGGGTTAAGGTCCCTCAAGGGGTGTGACCTCAACTTCCCCCTGAAGAAGCTGAGCCccagagaaataaactttctgtcgACACTTAAATGCTTGGTGAGCCAGAAAAGGAGGACACATCCTCGCGGGGTGAAAACACCTGCTTTGAACAGCAGAAGACACTGGGGGCCCAGAGCAGGCTGGGATGCACTGCCCCTTCCACACTCCAGCACTGCGTTCAGCCCatgctcctctccctcccagaaCCAAGCAAAGTGACTCAGGCTAGGGAAAGAAGCACCAGGGCCCTGGCGTCTTCCCCACCCCAGTTCGGGCTCACCAAGCAGGTGCAGTTTGGCACTGTGATGGATTGAATTGCATCCCCCAAATCCAtaggttgaagccctaacccccagtgtgcctgtatttggagatggggcctttaaggAGCTaatgaaggttaaatgaggtcacagAAGTGGGGTCCTGGTCAGTacaactggtgtccttataaaaaggggaaatttgggagCCGgatgcagtgtctcacacctataatcccagcactttgggaggccaaggtgggaggatcacttgagctcaggagtttgagtccaacctgagcaacatggcaaaacaccatttctacaaaaaataaataaataaataaaaattagctgggcatggtggccaggcacctgcagtcccaactacttgggaggctgaggtgggaggatcacttgagcctgggaggttgaggctacagcaagccaagatctcatcactgccctccagcctggccaacagagggagacactgcctcgaaaaaataaatgaga comes from Macaca fascicularis isolate 582-1 chromosome 10, T2T-MFA8v1.1 and encodes:
- the LOC102141130 gene encoding immunoglobulin iota chain; protein product: MARSEPQMLPPRCSSNRRKSRMVVARTRCATAPPLRAGRRILRQPLGTPGTVATEVRALRVCTMSWAPVLLMLLVYCTGCGPQPVLHQPPAMSSALGTTIRLTCTLRNDHDISVYSVYWYQQRPGHPPRFLLRYFSQSDKSQGPQVPPRFSGSKDVAGNKGYLNIAELQPEDEAMYYCAMGARSFEKKEREREWEEEMEPTAAGTPVP